A stretch of DNA from Hippopotamus amphibius kiboko isolate mHipAmp2 chromosome 5, mHipAmp2.hap2, whole genome shotgun sequence:
CCCTGAGAGCAGAATTTTAGGCTGTTTATTGTGGAATTCATGGCACTTATGACAATACCTGGCTTATTAAgtatttgtggaaggaaggaagaaaagaagagagggaaggaagagaggaaggaaggaaggaaggaaggaaggaagggctttTAGTAAAGTAGGGCTAGAAGGAAACTCTCAATCtaataaaaggaatatataaaaaatcaatGGCAAGCATTCATACTCAATGGTGACATGTTgacattcctttaaaaacaaaaaacaatgcaaactaatttaataattcaaacaataacagaagaaagaagaaatgataaatgCAAAATTCAGGACATAGGTTTCCTCTGAGACGGGAAGGAAGGGGACAGGATTGGAGCGTCATATCTGGTCTTCTATAGCAGTAAGAATGTTCTTGTTCTCAAACTGTGTGGTAGGAATGTGGGTGGTCAACCTTTTTTTGTATCTGCTTGGTATTAgaagatgtttaaaaaattttaaaccataatattaagtgaaaacagGTTGGACAAatgtattctgtattttattaatacaaaatttaaaatcaggCAAAACTAAATCAAAACTTCTTATTTGAATGCATAACTTCTAAATGGCAAAACTATAAAGACAAgcaagagggcttccctggtggtgcagtggttaagaatccacctgccaatgcagggaacatgggtttgagccctgctctgggaagatcccacatgctgaggagcaactaagcccatgtgccgcaactgttgagcccatgcactgcaactactgaagcccacgtgcctagagcctgttctctgaaacaagagaaggcaccgcaatgagaagcctgcttaccccaatgaagagtagcttctgctCTCTGCaagcgtgcagcaacgaaggcccaacacagccaataaataaaaataattttaaaaaatacaagcaagAATAATTAACATAAATTGAGGACTGTAGTTACCTTTGGAGGAAGTGAGGGTGATGGCTTATATAGAGCTTCCAGTGTATTGGTGATGTTCCTTTCTTGAGCTGGATTTGGTATGTagatgttcattttattattgttcaaACCATGCATATAAAGTATATAGCTTCTTTGATAAGAGTGAAGTAGTTGATAATAAACCGGTTTTGATGGGTAACATAAACTCAGGTACTGTCCTAGACAAATTTCATCACCTGCCAACATTTCTCCAAGCACACTTTGCAAGGGGTGAGGGGGGGAGGTGTTTGCCACTTGCTGATTTTCCTAAATCTGTATATTTTTAGGCAATACCAGTTAACTATGAGCaccattttttaactgaaaaggaaaagacatttcACTTAACACTCTACCACAGACTGCATTACTAcagtccataaaaaaaaaaggtttacatTTTCTAGGGCATTTTTATGTACAAAAAGTACCCAAATACTCCTCCCCACTGCAGTTTCCCCAATTATTAACATCTTtaattagtgtggtacatttgtttcAACTGATGAATACTGACACATTAACTAAAGCCCCtagtttacatcagggttcactctttgtgttggaCATTCTGTGGTTTTTGATAAATGCATGACATGTACCTACTGTTACAGGATCATACatagtagtttcactgccctaaaaatctgcTGTGCTTCACCTATTGATCCCTCCCTATCTCCTCCATCACTCTTACCAACCAGTGATCTTTTAATtatctccatggttttgccttttctggaatgtcacatagttggaatcatacggTATGTAATCTTCTCAGATTGACTTTTCATctagtaacatgcatttaaggttcctccatgtcttttttgtgacttgatagcttattttttttttggccatgccacatggcttgtgggatcttggtttccccgaccagagattgaacctgagccatggcagtgaaagtgctgaatcctaaccactggatcaccagggaattccctcattttttattgccaaatatcAGAAAGGTTTCTATCATTATCCTCATAGCTATATGCCagtgttttatatatgttatttcttacaacaactatatccccattttatagatgaaacaaagaagatattttacagaagaaacagaacagagaatttaagtaactaGCTCAGAGTTGCTAATAAGTGGTAGAATAAGATTTGAAATCAAGTAGTTTGGCTCCAGAGTCTATGCCCTTAACAACTGTACTATACTACTTCAtgttaaaatgtctaaaataattTTCAGCGCCTAATCTTATTTTATCAAATCACAGTGCTATACTCCCTAACTCTACCTGTTTAAGAATCCTCATCCTTATCTTTCGTTAATAAATTTAGTTATCTAAATAGCAGAAACTTTTCCATCTAGCTCATTATTCTATATGGCAATTATTAAACATTGCTGAATAGTGATAGCTTTTTTGAGCCTTTGCTGTATGCTAGACACACCGCTAAGTACTTTCCATATATGTTATCTTATTTGGTTCTTACATTGCTTTGAGAAGGTGCAGTGATTACTTCTCAGCAAACTGAGacttaaagaggttaaataactagCTCAAAATCATAGAGCTAATAAGTGGTAGATCTGGGCCTTGAGCCCCGTTAGAATTACTCCAAagtctgtactctttttttttttaatttatacacCCTTCAGTTAATGACATGTGAGTTGTTGAGATCCAGTTCTAATCATAGTTCTGGAatccagtccttttttttttttaaagatttattttattatttatttatttatatttttggctgcattgggtcttgattgctgcacatgggctttctctagttgtggtgagcagggactactctttgttgcagtgcatgggtttctcattgcagtggcttctcttgttgtggagcatgggctctcagtgcatgggctcagtagttgtggcatacaggcttatttgctcggccgcatgtgagatcttcctggccaagggattgaacctgtgtcccctgcactggcaggtggattcttaactactgcgccaccagagaagcccgaAAGTCTGTGCTCTTAAACTCATTGACCGGGCtattttttgcagaaactaatgtGTGTGGCGAGTGATTTGTTATGTAAGTGATATTGATAAGTCTCCAGTCAATAATGTCCGGGTAACAAAAGACGTATTAATGCATCTCTAGTTAAAactgttcttctcaagtgcttcTAATATTATCTTTTGGTTGACCAAACTTTTCAAATTAGCATGACCATTTCTAAAACAAATGTCTTACTAATATGTTTTACATATACCTCAAACAAATAGGTACATGTAAAATGTTGTGTGTGTAGGTAGAATGTTACAAAAGCATTGACACAATCTTGCAAACATGGAATTGTTTGGAGCAATAGTTAAATCACCTAAGATATATCTACACAAAAGACctcaacagttttaaaaataaggtagaTCAATGTGTATTTATATGGAAGACCTTTAAGACAAGCAGAAAGCAATCTGTAGAATAACATATACAGTAAAGCTCCATTTAtgtaaacaaaccaaaaccaaactaGATGATCAAGTATGTAATGCACAGAAAACTATCTGCTGGTTACACTCAAAACTCTCTGCTGTGATCTTCTTTGGGGAGGTAAGTGGAATGGACAGTGAGTGGAGGGGacctttacttttaatctatataaTTCTGTGTTGGAACTTATTCTACTATGAGGAGATATTCATGTAGTAGtttctaaaatgttaaaagacttcaaagaacaaacacaaaatgGTTAAAGGTAGCCTTATTGCAACACTGTAAAAATGTGAAGTCAAAAGTaagctttgagaaaaaaatagttgGAGTTCAAACTTCATAGTTCCCCCACCTTTATTTAGGTAATGGGATTTAGTGTACACATTAACAGTTAAAAAACAAGTGAACAGAATCACACTAAGGAAAATCTGCAtgctattttatttccattagaaaAATATCTCTATAAAATTTGGTCCAGTTTCTTCTCCTTTACTTCTACCATACAAACTTAAATGCTTTAATTTTACTCAAGTAAAAGCAGAATCATGTATCTGACATAACTAAATATTTCACATGATTAAATTAATAGGGTTTAATTGGATCAGGtgtgctttttattatttctcaggaATATTAACTCATCTCTCCTACGTgttatttccctttatttttatttttctgagtaacTATGTAATGCGTGTCTCTTTTCCCATATCCAGTGATATGAGTGTTAGAGAAGTGTAATTTATAACATCAGTAACTAGATTCATCATTAATCTTCAATTCATGTTCAAGTCCCTTTATAGATGGTATTTCCATAATAACTTCAAATGTTTCAGTCAACCTTGTAGTTTCCAACaaagattataaaaattaagacattaatttaaaaacattattaaaattccAGACTAAATAACACTGGGCCCACTTAGAGTGATGCTGTTACGAGAGGTCCTTGGACAGCTACTGCTTCAATCTCAACACGGCCTCCCTGTCAGGAAAGTAATGAACAAATTAAGAAAGCGCCATAATACCTACTAAAAACATGCAATTTTtaacatatgcattttttttttttaacatatgcatttttaacattaaacttttccaagaaggaagggagggggcacATGCACCAAGACTCTACGCTAGGCCAGGTTGCCATGTTCAGGGTGTTCGTCTGTGTTAGCTCACGGGATTCCCACAGCAGCTCTATTATGAGGGATtctcccaatgcagagggtgaTACACTGAAGCTTAGAAAAGTTGTTTCACTCATCCCAGGACACAAAGCTAAACGGCAGaggttcaaacccatgtcttaTGACTCCAAGCTTAGAACTCCTTCTATCACATTCTATATCTTAATAAATTTGATGATATCACTGCAAGTAACACCaattaaagcaacaaaaatactACTCCGAGAAGATAAATTTCTTTAGTGGAAAATTAGCAGTGGAAGTCCGTAAGAGCTGCTTCTTTACAGGTGGAAATACTGTGctgcaaaggggcacaggaaGAGCGTCTAGCTCGATCAGAACACCAAAGGAGGAACGGTGAGGATTCTAGGAGCCACtggttttcagattattttttcgAATGGAAggtctagatttttttcttatacactagaaaagtaaaatttttactgCAGAACTCACAGACCAGGCTCAATTTATGGTCTCAATTTATACAGTAAAACAATACAGCtgctcttttactttttctcacaATATAAGTACTCTGATTCTGTTGTGTTCATGTTCCATGTGTGgccttgatttttaattttcttaatttttaagacaaatttaaaatatttcttaggtTTCTTAAGTTTTTGCCCCCATGCATGTAATATTGGgtgtttccttttacttttaagttctgggagagcagggactatttcttttcttttcaaaaacttcCCGAGACAGTGCTTAGTTTCTTATATTCAGAAAACAATGCAGAAATTTAAAACTGTGTACATTAGTCATTTTACAGTGTACTTACTTTGGGCAAAGCAGCAACCTGGTAAGCAGCTCTCGCAGGAAAACTACTCTGGAAATCTAAGTTTGGAagaatttcattttagttttcagATACTATGTTGTAACTCAACACTGCAGCATCAAGAATCTGGTTAGTGATTCAGATATGCCAGTTCTGAGATATACGCaacgtgaaaaaaaaaagaagctcatATTCGTGTTTGTCTGATAAAACGTTTTGCCATATGATTCCCATGATgtttaacacttttaaaaataccttagctttctggggaaaaaatgaaaatactcatATACTCTGACACTTTGATCTTATTTGACATGAAGAGGGTTGTTTTTAAAGTGATATTTATCAAATAGTTACTAAATAGGGAACAACTGCCCACCTCCAGCAATTCTGGCAGGTACTGTTACTACCAACTCTGGTGCACCCCAGCCATTTCCTCCAGCCATTTCCTCAGGACAGAATAAGTAACGATGCCTTTTCCGCGTTATACCTTTGTCTCATCTCACGCAGCGGTAGGGACACTCATTTCCCCCACTAGGATGGCAATGTTAATAATAACAGATAACACTTAGCGAGTGCTTACAACATGCCAGCATCCGTTCTAACGTGTTTACATGCTGtatttaactcatttaaaattCCAACAACCTTATACggttttatccccattttgcatgtgaggaaaccaaggcacagaattATTAACTAACCAGCTAATGATTCTGAGAGAGCAGAAGAGAGATGGTGGCTAGACCTAATCACAGCAATGATAAACACAATCTATGTGTTGAAAAGTGATTAGGAGGGCTTAAAAAGCCTAAGAAGGGTGTAACAAAATTAAGCTTTAGAAAAATGGATTTGTCTGGTTGTAGTATGTCATTCTAGGGAATGCAATAGAAATGTCTTGGATTTTTTTCATGGGGGCATACTGTGTGTTTCCAATGAGGCTATTAATTCTTTTAGGACAGGATCTATGATCATTTCTTTACCATCTTCCAACATTCTTAATTTATAATGGACAGTTAGTAAGGTCAATagacatatttctttttaaaatggaaaagggTAATAAAGCCAAATTACTTACATTGTTTGTAGATGTCATTGACAGTACTGAAGTCATTTATGTCAGCCAGCAAAACAGTTGCTTTTACCACTAGGAGATATATACATTGTCGTTAGgtttatttagttatttggtCTGATCCAAAACATTACTTAGAAAAACAttactgatgaaataaaattcgtattttaaggcaagacaagaaaaaaatttaaacatgaaatttttttctctgcccaCTTagttctcctccctccctctagtGTGCATTGTGCATCTGCACTGAGAATCAGCCAGACCCCTACAATAACAGAAATCCCTGCCCCACCATAAAGTTCAATTCTTTTTCTGCTGGTGCCAGCCATGTAACCCCTTAGAACACAACACtacttacttatgaccttattaaTGTCACTAGCTATAtacttgtattctgcctattttacaagattattgtttcttgcattatCAAATGTGACGAgcctccaataaaaataataactagctGACTTGAAATTACTGACCTAAAATAAAGTTCTACAAGATCAATGATtataatagtgtaactctaggtatgggaagaagcaacaagagaaaaccaTTTCCTGGCTTTTGGCTACTATTAACAGAGCTTTAGTCCACTGATAGCACACTGTGTGGCATATCAATGAAATCCTCGTCTGACCTTGGAATGAGCATTTCTAGCACTGTGGGACaaattggtcatgaaatgcctcccaaaacTTGGCTGAAATTTAAGAGAGAACGGGAGGGGATTGTAAAGTAGGAATGCGGCCCACCATCTAGTTCTACAAGAAACAAGTTACTAGCCATTGCAGTCGCTGGCCTACAGTACatcctgaaaggaattcagggagAAGATCAGGATAAGGCactttgtgctctgggaaaactggcagaaccaGCCCTCAGATATTtccaggagaaaattttatgaacttAGTTTTTCGCaccttcccatacttagaaaagcacatCTGATCCTCACGAAGAGCAGTAACCAAGACATGTGCCATTTTGACTGCACGTACCCCTTAGCCAAAATCATGTATATTCTGGCCTTTCCCCTTACCTCTTCGGgacagtcctcagagctttctgaaagactgcctgccaggttataatcctcatgTTGGCGCCAAcaaaagtttccatttttttcttagtttgacTACTGACTACTGGTTAATTTCTCATTGATATTATGCATATGGCTCTGGATTGTCTTGATTAAAATGGGACTGAAATTAAACCAACTTCAAACAACAAAGATATGGCATGACATATTACTGGATGCCATATGTTCTTCAAAAAGACCAAAGAAACATCAAACAGAAATGTGGAACAATATCAAGTTGCTCACCATTTGTGAAGTCACAGTCTGCAGCTTTCAGAATTTCACCCAAGTTTGTTAAAGCCTGTGAACCGAGGCAAGAAAGGCCTAAGGTATTGATGCTGCATTAAAGCTTCAATTCAATTAACCATCTTTTACTAACATCTCCTTAAATAGCCTATGTTGCAGAACAATCTTCCTTTTCTAGGAAACTCTACTCTTTGT
This window harbors:
- the RIDA gene encoding 2-iminobutanoate/2-iminopropanoate deaminase, with amino-acid sequence MSSLIRKVISTAKAPAAIGPYSQAVLVDRTVYISGQLGMDPASGQLVPGGVAEEAKQALTNLGEILKAADCDFTNVVKATVLLADINDFSTVNDIYKQYFQSSFPARAAYQVAALPKGGRVEIEAVAVQGPLVTASL